From Arcticibacter tournemirensis, one genomic window encodes:
- a CDS encoding DUF6600 domain-containing protein, giving the protein MKVLKRVLLLCLLFLITGSLTGTGRAAAQPGVSVSFQSFYDELAPYGRWVENRDYGRVWIPRVEAGFQPYGTRGHWVVTEYGNTWVSDYEWGWAPFHYGRWVFDDYYGWIWVPGEEWGPAWVTWRSGGGYYGWAPLSPGLDINININIPLLRWIFVPQRYITSHSVYSYCVPHRHSVNIYRSTTVINNIYVNNNRRYFYGPRPQEIERVTRSRVRVHHIDNMDRPGRAMANNGSLRIYRPEIRDGRSSDRETGRPSSYRNRSSDYHPSAPGNTRPDRSRPDVRNAYPENERDNRRNNQDADNNNMNREMQRPPREARPSQPSRDQNDAEVERREQYQRPVRTAPRPESSGAERNNIDRRREEAPQRLNTPSRPSRSEQGRPQGGSGNGESRRSGGDRPSRTGGRSV; this is encoded by the coding sequence ATGAAAGTATTAAAGAGAGTTTTGCTGCTTTGTCTATTGTTTCTGATAACAGGCAGTCTTACAGGTACAGGGAGAGCGGCTGCACAGCCAGGGGTAAGTGTCTCTTTTCAGTCCTTCTACGATGAACTGGCCCCCTACGGGCGATGGGTCGAGAACCGTGACTATGGGCGGGTATGGATTCCCCGCGTCGAAGCGGGATTTCAACCTTATGGCACCCGCGGGCACTGGGTAGTTACCGAATACGGGAATACCTGGGTATCGGACTATGAATGGGGATGGGCGCCTTTTCACTATGGCCGATGGGTTTTTGATGACTATTACGGATGGATCTGGGTTCCGGGAGAAGAATGGGGACCAGCATGGGTAACGTGGCGATCCGGAGGCGGCTACTACGGCTGGGCACCACTATCTCCAGGGCTTGATATCAATATCAACATTAACATCCCGCTATTACGATGGATTTTTGTGCCCCAACGCTACATTACGAGCCACTCGGTGTACTCCTACTGCGTTCCCCATCGTCATTCTGTAAATATTTACCGGTCTACTACGGTGATCAATAATATCTACGTCAATAATAACAGACGATATTTCTACGGGCCCCGTCCGCAAGAGATTGAAAGGGTTACCAGGAGCCGGGTCAGGGTACATCATATAGATAATATGGACCGCCCGGGAAGAGCAATGGCAAACAACGGTTCTCTAAGAATATACAGGCCAGAGATTCGCGACGGAAGAAGTTCAGACCGTGAAACAGGCAGGCCTTCCTCCTACAGAAACAGAAGTAGCGATTATCATCCTTCCGCTCCGGGAAATACAAGGCCCGATCGTAGTCGTCCTGACGTTCGAAACGCTTATCCTGAAAACGAAAGAGATAACAGGCGAAATAACCAAGATGCGGACAATAACAATATGAACCGCGAAATGCAACGTCCACCCAGGGAAGCCAGGCCTTCTCAGCCGTCCCGTGATCAGAACGACGCAGAGGTGGAACGCAGAGAGCAGTATCAGCGTCCCGTTAGAACAGCGCCCCGGCCAGAATCTTCAGGAGCAGAACGAAACAATATTGATCGCCGGCGGGAAGAAGCGCCTCAACGTTTAAACACTCCCTCCAGGCCTTCCCGATCCGAACAAGGCAGACCGCAGGGTGGATCAGGTAACGGTGAAAGCAGAAGATCTGGTGGCGACCGGCCTTCAAGAACCGGAGGAAGATCCGTTTAG